Proteins from a single region of Deferribacterota bacterium:
- the thyX gene encoding FAD-dependent thymidylate synthase has product MSNEKIIFAHDKIGFVECLNSLGDDLTVVNSARVSFGKESKKLTDKDKRLIRYLYEHKHWTPFSHVIFQFRIKMPFFVARQWYRHQIGLTRNEISRRYVKEKPQFFMPDYFRINAKKIKQGSLDKVNDKNDHYIEKLNEFYKYSYNLYNEMLEVDIPAEQARIVLPLGAYTEFIETASLAAYMRVYSLRVSKDAQKETAFYIKAIFRFVEEICPISSSLVK; this is encoded by the coding sequence ATGAGTAATGAAAAAATTATATTTGCCCATGATAAAATTGGCTTTGTTGAATGTTTAAATAGTCTAGGTGATGATTTAACTGTTGTTAACTCCGCTAGAGTTTCTTTTGGTAAAGAATCAAAAAAATTAACTGACAAAGACAAAAGGCTTATAAGATATTTGTATGAACATAAACACTGGACACCCTTTAGTCATGTTATTTTTCAATTTAGAATAAAAATGCCTTTTTTTGTCGCTAGACAATGGTATAGACATCAAATAGGATTAACAAGAAATGAGATAAGCAGAAGGTATGTTAAAGAAAAGCCTCAATTTTTTATGCCTGACTATTTTAGGATAAATGCAAAAAAAATAAAACAGGGTAGCCTGGATAAGGTTAACGATAAGAATGATCATTATATAGAAAAGCTAAATGAGTTTTACAAATATTCCTATAATTTATATAATGAGATGTTAGAGGTTGATATACCAGCTGAGCAGGCAAGAATAGTTTTACCACTTGGAGCTTATACTGAATTTATAGAGACAGCTAGCTTAGCAGCCTATATGCGTGTATATAGTTTGCGAGTTTCAAAGGATGCACAGAAAGAAACAGCTTTTTATATTAAAGCTATTTTTAGATTTGTTGAGGAAATATGCCCCATTTCTTCAAGTCTTGTTAAATAA
- a CDS encoding MATE family efflux transporter, with amino-acid sequence MIYTILNKIRYRYISKGGYGEFLALATPLILTTSSWSIQHFVDRMFLSWYSPVTIAAAMPAGAMNFTFLSLFLGTVTYTGTFIAQYYGAKQYDNIGSILWQGIYLALIGAALIGSLTFFSSKIFNLVGHAGEIKVNEIIYFNILCLGAFPMLLSACISSFFSSIGKTWIVMWVNFIVTAINILFDYLLIFGISLFPEAGIKGAAIATVIASIFNVLTYVIIINMKNYNKTYNITSNSSFKIYLFSKLIKFGFPAGVQFFLDMVGFSIFVLFVGKLGVVELAATSIAFNVSTLVFLPMIGSGIAASVLVGQYLGRGIPTLAEKSIYSAFHLVFVYMLIVVLLYLFTPDIFIKPFIKGEFTENYVAIYNLAIILLRFVALYSIFDTFNIIFAAALKGAGDTKYVMKIITILSFFVLIVPTYFAVEFFNQDIYILWCIFSIYITLLGLFFYFRFKGGKWRSMLLIEDKKIFNHV; translated from the coding sequence ATGATCTATACAATATTAAACAAGATTAGATATAGATATATATCAAAAGGTGGTTATGGTGAATTTTTAGCTTTAGCAACGCCACTTATTTTGACAACAAGCTCTTGGTCTATACAACACTTTGTTGATAGGATGTTTCTGTCATGGTATTCACCTGTAACTATAGCAGCAGCTATGCCAGCTGGCGCTATGAATTTTACATTTCTAAGTTTATTTTTAGGCACAGTAACATACACAGGTACGTTTATAGCTCAATATTATGGCGCAAAACAATATGATAATATCGGTTCAATTTTATGGCAGGGGATATATCTAGCCCTTATAGGTGCTGCTTTAATAGGTTCCTTAACTTTTTTTTCTAGTAAAATATTTAATTTAGTGGGACACGCTGGAGAGATAAAGGTAAATGAAATTATATATTTTAACATTTTATGTTTAGGTGCTTTTCCCATGCTGTTATCAGCTTGTATATCAAGTTTTTTTTCAAGCATAGGCAAAACGTGGATAGTTATGTGGGTAAATTTTATTGTTACTGCAATAAATATTTTATTTGATTATCTTTTGATTTTTGGTATCTCTTTATTTCCTGAAGCTGGTATTAAAGGTGCGGCAATTGCAACAGTTATAGCTAGTATTTTTAATGTTTTAACATATGTAATTATTATAAATATGAAAAATTATAATAAAACGTATAATATTACATCTAATAGTTCATTTAAAATTTATTTATTTAGCAAGCTAATAAAGTTTGGTTTTCCTGCAGGTGTACAGTTTTTTTTAGATATGGTTGGTTTTTCTATTTTTGTTTTATTTGTTGGGAAACTCGGTGTTGTAGAGCTAGCTGCAACAAGTATTGCCTTTAATGTTAGTACCCTTGTCTTTCTACCAATGATTGGCTCAGGGATTGCTGCCTCAGTATTGGTTGGGCAGTATTTGGGCAGAGGTATACCAACTTTAGCTGAAAAAAGTATATATTCAGCCTTTCATCTGGTTTTTGTATATATGCTAATTGTGGTACTCCTTTACTTATTTACGCCTGATATTTTTATCAAACCCTTTATCAAAGGGGAATTTACTGAAAATTATGTAGCTATATACAACTTAGCAATTATACTTTTAAGATTTGTAGCATTATATTCTATATTTGATACCTTTAACATAATATTTGCTGCGGCTTTAAAAGGCGCAGGGGATACAAAATATGTAATGAAAATTATAACTATACTATCATTTTTTGTATTAATTGTTCCAACCTATTTTGCTGTTGAATTTTTCAATCAGGATATTTATATATTATGGTGTATTTTTTCAATATATATAACATTATTGGGCCTTTTTTTCTATTTTCGCTTTAAAGGTGGAAAGTGGAGGTCAATGCTTTTAATAGAAGATAAAAAAA